One window of the Pyrus communis chromosome 17, drPyrComm1.1, whole genome shotgun sequence genome contains the following:
- the LOC137723165 gene encoding uncharacterized protein, producing the protein MSLVEKEISSVVGGSGGGCVVGDDGDDDDDECGSGSGGSHGRCRCSEEKAKKQRGFSAGGLSRNFGRAKLVVLHPFGRSKKLLPREAKTRGSASGASSLGSSCAFSSGKMFGGGGGNGGGNKGCYFCFTKPPTLDSPMGSPTSDPEHPNFTFGMLRAFVESNEFYSKDCNPHLDIDVSPYKMD; encoded by the coding sequence ATGTCTTTGGTTGAAAAGGAGATATCAAGCGTTGTTGGCGGCAGTGGCGGTGGTTGTGTGGTGGGCGATGATGGCGACGATGATGACGACGAATGCGGCAGTGGTAGCGGTGGGTCCCACGGAAGATGCAGATGCAGTGAGGAGAAGGCGAAGAAGCAGAGAGGGTTTAGTGCTGGTGGGTTGTCGAGAAATTTCGGAAGGGCCAAGCTGGTGGTCCTTCATCCGTTTGGAAGATCCAAAAAGCTGCTTCCCAGAGAAGCCAAGACAAGGGGTTCTGCTTCTGGAGCTTCTTCTTTGGGGTCGTCTTGTGCTTTTTCTTCAGGTAAGATGTTTGGAGGAGGTGGCGGTAACGGCGGTGGTAATAAAGGTTGTTACTTTTGTTTCACGAAACCCCCAACTTTGGACTCTCCAATGGGGTCTCCAACCAGCGACCCTGAGCACCCAAATTTCACCTTTGGGATGTTGAGAGCTTTTGTGGAGAGCAATGAATTTTATTCCAAAGATTGCAATCCCCACTTAGATATTGATGTTTCCCCTTATAAAATGGATTGA